The Desulfovibrio fairfieldensis sequence ATGCGTTGAGATCCACATCCTCTTTGACCAGCTTCACAAAACAATTGGGAATTTCCCGAAGACGCAAATTCTTTTCAATACAGGGAGAACAGCCCTTATCATGCCTGGAAGGATGCAGAGGGCAGGCTTTGTTCGCGCAGGTGCAGAAATCTTTCATGGATATTCTCCGTATCCGCCGCTCCCGGCATAAAGGAGCTTTAGCCGTAGGCAAACCTTGTGATCCGTAACACTGCTTCGCCGTGAACGGCTCAAGCAAGCCGCCGGCGCGGTAACGGCTAGCGCCCTTGGCAGAGAATGAAAATCCTAATTTAGAAACAGCCCCTAGAACAGTCAAGACTTGAAATGCTCTGGCCGCCCACGCATCAGCCGCCCAGATAGGCTTCCTTGACTTTGGGATTTTCCAGCAGTTCCCGGCCCGGACCTTCCAGCACAACCCGGCCCACTTCCAGA is a genomic window containing:
- a CDS encoding DUF6485 family protein, producing MKDFCTCANKACPLHPSRHDKGCSPCIEKNLRLREIPNCFVKLVKEDVDLNASYTLETFADVIRQSKQNA